The Brassica napus cultivar Da-Ae unplaced genomic scaffold, Da-Ae ScsIHWf_296;HRSCAF=484, whole genome shotgun sequence genome includes the window ttaaggccagatacgaagactcacagtttgatgagtccacatatccgtccttagggggagataacagccggttgataacaaaagaaatagaatggtttagaccatcgacatcttggcaagatcctcggactaaagattgtgatttagaagtccagaagataatacatcttcaagagctagctaataaactgccagatacatttgctgacccaaatagagtgacAATATCACAcatcccggcttgtaatgcacctgtAAGATTAgacgtccaagatggacaatgtcaagtggctacagagtctaagcaacgtCTAAAACGTggcagaccaattggttccaaagacaaacagcctcggaaatccaagaaaggtgctggatccgagagcattaagaaaaccgtccaggacatagatggaacggggaaagctcccgaaagagccgttccatctatgtcctggacggttttcttaatgctctcggatccagcacctttcttggatttccgaggctgtttgtctttggaaccaattggtctgccACGTTTTAGacgttgcttagactctgtagccacttgacattgtccatcttggacgtcTAATCTTacaggtgcattacaagccgggatgTGTGATATTgtcactctatttgggtcagcaaatgtatctggcagtttattagctagctcttgaagatgtattatcttctggacttctaaatcacaatctttagtccgaggatcttgccaagatgtcgatggtctaaaccattctatttcttttgttatcaaccggctgttatctccccctaaggacggatatgtggactcatcaaactgtgagtcttcgtatctggccttaaacaaatcaccggttgttggctcaagatactttataatacttGGGGattcatatcctacgtatattcccatcctcctctgcggtcccatcttagttctctgtggtggagcaattggaacgtagacggcacatccaaatgttttgatgtgggacacgtctggctcatgacccgtaagtaattgggatggtgaatatctatgctcactagatggcctgatgcgaatcagttccgtagcatgtaaaaccgcatgtccccatgctgataccggaagtttagacttcataagtaatggacgggctatcagctggatacgtttaatgaaagattcggccaagccgttctgtgtatggacatgtgccacggagtgttctacttttacccccatggacatacagtattcattaaacgcctgggacgtgaactcaccagcattgtctagacgtatagtcttgaGTGGAAAGTCTGGAAAAtgtgctctcagccttatcatctgagcaagcagccgtgcaaaggctaggtTCCGAGTGGACAACAGAcatacatgcgaccatctggtcgatgcatcaatgaggaccatgaaatatctaaacgtcccacacggtgggtgtattggtccgcaTATGTCCCCTTGgatcctttccagaaagttcaaggtttctttattaaccttggctggtgatggcctagttatgagtttcccttgtgcacatgcagcacatgtgagatttcgtGGGATCACTCCTTTAAACGTGTGCCCTAATGAATTCATCATTAGTTTTCGCATCATTCctgttccgggatggccaagccggttatgccataaagtgaatagctcTGAGGTATTTGCCTCGACCAtactgatccttgcatagtaAAGACCAGTGGACATTGCGGGCATGGTCTCTAGGATCTTtttattgcctttggtgatcaaagttatgttaaggaattctttgtttccttcttcccatgtttcaaggtgaAAACCGTTCAACCTTATgtccttgaaactcaataagcttcttctagagcttggggaatacaaggcggttttgatctctaggtgagtgcctttgggcatcatcacataggcctggccgtgaccttcaatcaggctggcctcacccgcaatggtttgtacctttgcactttgcattgtgagattcATGAAAtaccttttgtctctaaggatcgtatgacttgtgccactatccaccacaagtatacTCATCTCATCACTCATTTCTATAAGTAAAATTTACTAGACTTTAGAGACTTTGtaaaacttttattataaatgtcatttcataaaataaaaacaccaaatcaaagacataaagcaataagacaatgtgattcgaaaaaCTAGTCCTTTAGACAATCAGAAGTTTCAAAATCCATTTGATCATCCTTGTTGTCTCTGTCGGattcatcatcagcatcatacCCATATCCTTTGTCATCATGACCgttttcttggatcatgtttgcctccgggttcttgttcttgatactctcttgatagagttcGCACAAGTGCTTTGGAGTTCTgcagttcttggcccaatgatTGTCCATCCCGCATCTGTGACATAAGGACttggacgtgtaagatggtttggatataCCACCTCGTCCACGGCCATAACTCCCTCGGCCCCGaccgtaattggaaccacgaccacggttattgtggtttccccTACGGCCGGTTGAGTAGCTATCTCGACCATTATGGTTGTCACGTCTACGCCCCCTGTACCCACCACGGCTATGACCGTATGGTTTCCTGTTGTCTTGGGCATAGTAGATTTCcttgggatctttcttttcaatGTCATGGGCTTCGGGTAATGGTGCTGTCCCGGCCGGTCTAGCTCCACTGTTCTTCATGAGAAGCTCATTATTTGCCTCGGCCAAGAGTAGACaggagatcagatcagtgtatgtggcAAAACCTTTTGTTCTATACTGCTGCTGCAGTACAGAATTCGACTGATTGAAAGTCGTAtaggtcttttcaagcatcatAACATCAGATACTTCTTCACCACACAGTCTTAGTATTGAGACGATTTTGAACAAGGCCGAGTTgtactcatccacggacttgaagTCCATGAATCTGAGATGCATCCAATCGTGCcttgcctttggaagcaacaccatcttttggtgatcatatctgtgCCTTAAAGCATTCCAAAGGTCCAATGGATTCTCAATcgtcatgtactgatctttaagaccttcaatgagatgatggcgcataTAACATATGGCCCTGTATctattcttttcattctcattgctgtcctcgatgatagtatcaccgagtcccttggattttagactaatccttgtgtctagcgcccactgcaagtaattgtctccggagagattcagggctgcatagtctctgtttgctattttcgacatctgatccACATTATCATGCAAGACATTAGATTCATAATGGGATCACGTGGCCGCATGATATatgcaagctcggccacaacacgtcttatgcatttatgatgttcaaacaattctaattcgaccatggtgctatcaaGCAAGCCGCACGGCTATATGATCAATCAATGGGTTCGGTTATGTAATTCTAAAACTACCATGGTGCAATCAATCCTAAAAACAATTCTACATGTACCAGAAAGTTTTAATGCCACACGGCCATATGAGTTAAATGCAATCAGATTCGAGATCATGTGTTTCTATATGCTGGCCGATCGGTTTTAATCAGTTGTGAATGCAATACCATATTCAGATTTATGcagaaacaattttaaaaacattccttatgatccttagggtttcaatctttaattttctatcaatcttatgtttaaggtttcaaggccttaagtattttCAGTTTCAAACAGATTAATTCAATCAATCTAAACATTCCTAAACCTCAATTCAAATCagaaatcaatcaatcaagatCAACCTTAAAATCGGCTAGATGCTTCCTTTAGgggttagggttttcgattccaTTGAATTAGGGTTTGCCaatttcagattcaatcaatcaacaaACAAGACAGGTTCTAATAGGAATCGATTCATGTTTCTAGTTCTAAAGCTTTGTCGATTTTAGTCTTAagtttcttttagggtttcatggTTTCCATAATGATGGAATTAGGGTTCTTCCTGTTCTAGGTTCTCAGATTGTGTTTATACCTTAGTTTAGTAGGGGTttatgaaccggaccaccaGAGAATGAAGGAGACTTCGAGCTGAGATGATCGGACGTCTGCTGCCTTCTATCGGGTCCCGGATTGGACGATCGTGGGCTGGAGGCGTCTCGGCTGCGAGCTGGACGGGTATCGGATCGTCTCGGGCTGATCGCGTGGTTCGGGTTCGATCGCGAGCTGATCTGCGGTTCTACTCGGTCTGGATCGTGATCTGAGAAGCTGAGATGGTTCTCCTGAGTTCTTGATGAACAAGGGACAAGatcaggtttagggttttggttttggatcgCCGGCTTAGACTTTTGGGGTTTCTAGTTTCGATTTTGGTCTCAGGGttcagaggctatcgtgctgataacgtgttgtgaacagagagatgaaatcgtgtgttctgttcttattcattctgaatcaaagtgttcccttatataggggatacaaGGGATGAGtaaaatggaaagtatccaaatcataatcctagagtaaaaaggaaaacctcctaatagataaacatgaaacataaatgGAAACGTTATCCTAAAGAggcggccgactctctctcccctttgggccgcggtctctctctctctctatgggtctcggtcttggcctttggcttctagcaatccacattgttcataacaaacacttggttggatgatcagccactactgccgggaaggatgtaatcgagccagcatcagtaaaacttgagaccatcatggaccatcagtccatgaaaaattctcaagctatcagtacactcagacaaaaatcacgatatgtgtactgatggactgtcaacgtgggtcagttgtccactgacagtccacgggaagggcaaacgtgctgctgatatgtgtactaacggacagtcctcgtgggcgaaaatcacccaaacagtccacgttgactgtccatcagtacacaattgtctactgacggacagtcctcgtaggcgaaaatcacccacggacattcctcgtgggcgaaaatcacccacggatagtccacgggaagggccaacgtgctgatatgcgtactaacggacagtcctcgtgggcgaaaatcacccacggacagtccacgggaagggccaacgtgctgatatgcgtactgacggacagtcctcgtgggcgaaaatcacccacggacagtcctcgtaggcgaaaatcacccacggacagtcctcgtgggcgaaaatcacccacggacagtacacgggaagggccaacgtgctgatatgcgtactgacggacagtcctcgtgggcgaaaatcacccacggacagtccacgggaagggccaacgtgctgatatgcgtactgacggacagtcctcgtgggcgaaaatcacccacggacagtcctcgtaggcgaaaatcacccacggacagtcctcgtgggcgaaaatcacccacggacagtacacgggaagggccaacgtgctgatatgcgtactgacggacagtcctcgtgggcgaaaatcacccacggacagtccacgggaagggccaacgtgctgatatgcgtactgacggacagtcctcgtgggcgaaaatcacccacggacagtcctcgtaggcgaaaatcacccacggacagtcctcgtgggcgaaaatcacccacggatagtccacgggaagggccaacgtgctgatatgtgtacggatgtactgtcctcgtgggcgaaaatcaaccggacagtccacgggaagggccaacgtgctgatatgtgtactgatgtactgtcctcgtgggcgaaaatcacccggacagtccacgggaagggccaacgtgctgatatgcgtactgacggacagtcctcgtgggcgaaaatcacccacggacagtcctcgtaggcgaaaatcacccacggacagtcctcgtgggcgaaaatcacccacggatagtccacgggaagggccaacgtgctgatatgtgtacggatgtactgtcctcgtgggcgaaaatcaaccggacagtccacgggaagggccaacgtgctgatatgcgtactgacggacagtcctcgtgggcgaaaatcacccacggacagtccacgggaagggccaacgtgctgatatgcgtactgacggacagtcctcgtgggcgaaaatcacccacggacagtcctcgtaggcgaaaatcacccacggacagtcctcgtgggcgaaaatcacccacggatagtccacgggaagggccaacgtgctgatatgtgtacggatgtactgtcctcgtgggcgaaaatcaaccggacagtccacgggaagggccaacgtgctgatatgcgtactgacggacagtcctcgtgggcgaaaatcacccacggacagtcctcgtaggcgaaaatcacccacggacagtcctcgtgggcgaaaatcacccacggacagtcctcgtgggcgaaaattacccacggacagtccacgggaagggccaacgtgctgatatgcgtactgacggacagtcctcgtgggtgaaaagcacccggacagtccacgggaagggccaacgtgctgatatgcgtactgacggacagtcctcgttggcgaaaatcacccacggacagtcctcgtaggcgaaaatcacccacggacagtcctcgtgggcgaaaatcacccacggatagtccacgggaagggccaacgtgctgatatgtgtactgacggacagtcctcgtgggcgaaaatcacccacggacagtcctcgtgggcgaaaattacccacggacagtccacgggaagggccaacgtgctgata containing:
- the LOC125602766 gene encoding uncharacterized protein LOC125602766, with translation MRHHLIEGLKDQYMTIENPLDLWNALRHRYDHQKMVLLPKARHDWMHLRFMDFKSVDEYNSALFKIVSILRLCGEEVSDVMMLEKTYTTFNQSNSVLQQQYRTKGFATYTDLISCLLLAEANNELLMKNSGARPAGTAPLPEAHDIEKKDPKEIYYAQDNRKPYGHSRGGYRGRRRDNHNGRDSYSTGRRGNHNNRGRGSNYGRGRGSYGRGRGGISKPSYTSKSLCHRCGMDNHWAKNCRTPKHLDNKDDQMDFETSDCLKD